A segment of the Streptomyces sp. Tu 2975 genome:
GCTGAGCACCCTGAGGGCCTCCGCGAAGCGTGAGGGCCACGAGGCGGCCGTCGGCCGGTTCGGTGTCGGCTTCGCCGCTGTCCTCGCGGTCAGTGACGAGCCGGCCGTCATCGGCCGTCACGGCGGCGTGCGCTGGTCCCTGGCGGAGGCCAGGGAGCTGGCGGGCCGGGCCGCACAGGGCAGCCCCGGCCTCGGGGACGAGCTGCGCCGCAGGGACGGGCACGTACCGCTGCTGCGGCTTCCGCTGCCCGCGGAGGGCACCGCGCCGGAGGGCTACGACACCGTCGTCGTGCTGCCGCTGCGCGACGGCGCCGCCGTGGACCTCGTCGAGCGTCTGCTCGCCGGCATCGACGACGCGCTGCTGCTCACGCTGCCCGGCCTCGCCGAGATCGTCATCGAAACCCCCGACTCCACGCGGGTGTTGAAGCGCTACGAGCAGGAGCCGTACGTCCGCGTCGAGGACAGCGTGCACGGCGAGCGCCGCTGGCGGGTCGTCAGCCACGGCGGGGCGACCGAGCCGGCGCTGCTGGTGGACCGGCCGGTCGAGGAGCGGCTGCGGCCGCACTGGACCGTCACCTGGGCCGTTCCCGTCGACGACGAGGGCGCGCCCGCCCGGCCGCTCACCGCGCCCGTGGTGCACGCGCCGACCCCCACCGACGAGCCCCTCGGCGTGCCCGCGCTGCTCATCGCGTCACTGCCGCTGGACACGACCCGCCGCCATCCGGCCCGCGGGCCGCTCACCGACTTCCTGGTGGAGCGAGCGGCGGACGCGTACGCCGAACTGCTCGGCGGCTGGCAGCCGGTGACCACCGGCGTCATCGACCTCGTGCCCGGCCCGCTCGGCAAGGGCGAACTCGACGGCGCGCTGCGGGCGGCGATCCTGCGGCGCCTGCCGCGTACCGCGTTCCTGGAGGCGGCGGTCCCGCGGGACGTGTCCGACGAGGACACCGGGCTGCCGGACCGGGTGACCACCAGTGGCCTGCGGCCCATCGAGGCGGAGGTTCTGGAGGGCGCCGGCACGGACACCGTGCGCGTCCTGGCGGAGGTCATGCCGACGCTGCTGCCCGCCGGTCTCGAGCGCCGGGTGGAGCTGCGCACCCTGGGCGTGGCACGGGTGCCGCTCACGGAGGCGATCGACCGGCTGGCCGGCCTGGAACGCGAACCGGCATGGTGGCACCGCCTGTACGAGAGCCTCGCCGGCGTCGACCCGGACCGCCTGTCGGGTCTGCCCGTCCCGCTCGCGGACTCGCGCACCACCATCGGCCCGCGCCAGACCCTGCTTCCGCTCGCGGACACCCCGGCCGACCTGGCCCGCCTCGGACTGAAGGTGGTCCATCCGGACGCCGCCCACCCGTTGCTGGAGAAGCTGGGGGCGCTGCCCGCGACGCCGCGCGCCGTTCTGCGGACCCCGCAGGTGCGCGCGGCGGTGGCCGCTTCCCTGGACGAGGGAGAGGTGTGGGACGAGGACGCCGACACGCTCGACGCCGAGGAGCTCGCCGAGACGGTGCTCGCGCTGGTCCGCGATGCGGAGCTGGAACCGGGCGACGAGCCGTGGCTCGGCGCGCTCGCCCTGCCCGACGAGGACGGCGAACCGGCTCCGGCCGGTGAACTGGTGCTGCCGGGAAGCCCGTTCGCCTCGGTGATGCGCGAGGGTGAACTCGCCCTGTGCGACGCCGAGCTGGCCGAGCGGTGGGGTGAGCAGCCCTTGGCCGCCTGCGGTGTCCTCGCGAACTTCGCCCTGGTGCGCGCCACCGACGTCGTCCTCGACCCCGACGAACTCGAGCCGCGCGACGGCGACTTCGCCGAGCCCGACGACGCGGGTCTGCTCGACGCGGTGGACGTGTGGTGCGAGGACGTCCTCGACCGGCTGCCGGACACGCCCGTGCCGCCGGTCGCCACGGAGATCGTCGCCGTGCGCGACCTGGACCTGGTGGACGACGACCGCTGGCCGCAGGCGCTCGCGCTGCTGGCGCAGCCGCCGCTGCGGGACGCGCTCACCCAGTCCGTCCGGATCCTGCTGCCGGACGGCACGACGGAGACCGTGCGCCCGTACACGGCGTGGTGGCTGCGCGACCATCCGGTGCTGGACGGCCGCCGCCCCGCCGGTCTGCGCGCGGCGGGCGCCGACCCGCTGCTGGAGGGCCTGTACGAGTCGGCCGACACGACCGGATTCGCCGACGCGCAGGTGCTGCACGCCCTCGGCGTCCGCACCTCGGTCGCGGCGCTGCTGGACGAGCCGGGTGGCGCGGCGGAGCTGCTGTCCCGCCTGGCCGATCCCGACCGTGAGGTGACCGGCCGACAGCTGCACGGCCTCTACACGGCGCTCGCCGACCTGGACCCCGACCAGGTCACGCTCCCCGACGAGCTGCGCGCGGTGGTGGACGGCGAGGTGCGTGTGGTGGACGCCGCCGACGCCGTCGTCGCGGACACCCCCGACCTGCTGCCCCTGTCCGCCGATCTGCCCCTGCTCCCGGTGGCGCCGACCCGCGCGGAGGACCTGGCGGACCTGTTCCAGGTCAGGCGCCTGAGCGAGACGGTGGACGCGGACGTCACGACGGACGGCGAGGAGCACGAGGTCCCGGAGTCCGTCCGCATCCTGCTGGGCCCGGCGACGCCCGACTCGTACGTCGAGCACGAGGAGCTGGTGGCGGGCGGCACCGAACTCGACTGGCGCCGCACGTCCGACGGCGTGCTGCACGCAGCGACGCTGGAAGGCGTGGCGGCCGGTCTCGCCTGGGCGGCGGGCCAGTGGCCGCGCCGTTTCGAGGTCGCGGCGCTGCTGGAGGACCCGTCCCGTACGGAGGAGCTGGCGCGGGACCGCTGGTTCGACGCGTAGGCCGTCGCCGGGCCAGGTGCTGTCCGCGCGTACTTGCGAGGGGATCGCACCTGGTCACAGGGCGTATGACGGCTGTAGCCGCAATGGGGTTCCTGTGCGACGGTGGGTGCCATGGCGGGGATTCGGCACACCCATCCGAACGGGCACGATCACCAGCACGGCCCCCATGATCACGGCCCCCACGGCCACGGTCCTGTGCGCGGCGGCGGCATGCGGCATCGTCTCGGCCGTCTCCTCCGGCCGCACGGCCACGAGTCCGCCGACAAGGTCGACGCGGCGATGGAGACGTCCCGCGACGGAATGCGCACCCTCTGGATATCGCTCGTGGTGCTGGGCGCGACCACCGTCGTCCAGGCCGTCATCGTCGCCCTGTCCGGGTCGGTGGCGCTGCTCGGTGACACGGTCCACAACGCCGCCGACGCGCTGACCGCCGTCCCGCTCGGCATCGCCTTCATGCTCGGCAGACGCGCGGCGAACCGCCGCTTCACGTACGGCTACGGGCGGGCCGAGGACCTGGCGGGCATCGTCATCGTGGCCGCCATCGCGGCGTCGGCGGTCGTCGCCGCCTACATGGCCGTCGACCGGCTGCTGAACCCCCGTGACATCACGCACCTGTGGGCGGTCTCGGCCGCTGCGCTGGTCGGTTTCGCGGGCAACGAGTGGGTGGCCCGCTACCGCATCCGCACCGGCCGGCGGATCGGCTCCGCCGCGCTCGTCGCGGACGGCCTGCACGCCCGTACGGACGGATTCACCTCGCTGGCCGTCCTGTTGGGGGCGGGCGGCGCAGCGCTGGGCCTTCGGTGGGCCGATCCGGTCGTCGGCCTGCTGATCACCGTCGCCATCCTGCTGGTCCTGAAGGACGCCGCCCGTGAGGTCTGCCGGCGCCTGATGGACTCGGTCGACCCGGCCCTCGTCGGGACGGCGGAGACCGCGCTGCGCGGTGTGGAGGGCGTGCTGGACACCGGGCAGGTGCGGATGCGGTGGATCGGACATG
Coding sequences within it:
- a CDS encoding molecular chaperone Hsp90; its protein translation is MSVRTTEWADPFGTARLRRGVLDAWGASPARFREDANAEEDLALGGYRDRLVVELAQNAADAAARAGVPGRLRLNLRPAGADGEPAVFAAANTGAPLDATGVESLSTLRASAKREGHEAAVGRFGVGFAAVLAVSDEPAVIGRHGGVRWSLAEARELAGRAAQGSPGLGDELRRRDGHVPLLRLPLPAEGTAPEGYDTVVVLPLRDGAAVDLVERLLAGIDDALLLTLPGLAEIVIETPDSTRVLKRYEQEPYVRVEDSVHGERRWRVVSHGGATEPALLVDRPVEERLRPHWTVTWAVPVDDEGAPARPLTAPVVHAPTPTDEPLGVPALLIASLPLDTTRRHPARGPLTDFLVERAADAYAELLGGWQPVTTGVIDLVPGPLGKGELDGALRAAILRRLPRTAFLEAAVPRDVSDEDTGLPDRVTTSGLRPIEAEVLEGAGTDTVRVLAEVMPTLLPAGLERRVELRTLGVARVPLTEAIDRLAGLEREPAWWHRLYESLAGVDPDRLSGLPVPLADSRTTIGPRQTLLPLADTPADLARLGLKVVHPDAAHPLLEKLGALPATPRAVLRTPQVRAAVAASLDEGEVWDEDADTLDAEELAETVLALVRDAELEPGDEPWLGALALPDEDGEPAPAGELVLPGSPFASVMREGELALCDAELAERWGEQPLAACGVLANFALVRATDVVLDPDELEPRDGDFAEPDDAGLLDAVDVWCEDVLDRLPDTPVPPVATEIVAVRDLDLVDDDRWPQALALLAQPPLRDALTQSVRILLPDGTTETVRPYTAWWLRDHPVLDGRRPAGLRAAGADPLLEGLYESADTTGFADAQVLHALGVRTSVAALLDEPGGAAELLSRLADPDREVTGRQLHGLYTALADLDPDQVTLPDELRAVVDGEVRVVDAADAVVADTPDLLPLSADLPLLPVAPTRAEDLADLFQVRRLSETVDADVTTDGEEHEVPESVRILLGPATPDSYVEHEELVAGGTELDWRRTSDGVLHAATLEGVAAGLAWAAGQWPRRFEVAALLEDPSRTEELARDRWFDA
- a CDS encoding cation diffusion facilitator family transporter, with protein sequence MRHRLGRLLRPHGHESADKVDAAMETSRDGMRTLWISLVVLGATTVVQAVIVALSGSVALLGDTVHNAADALTAVPLGIAFMLGRRAANRRFTYGYGRAEDLAGIVIVAAIAASAVVAAYMAVDRLLNPRDITHLWAVSAAALVGFAGNEWVARYRIRTGRRIGSAALVADGLHARTDGFTSLAVLLGAGGAALGLRWADPVVGLLITVAILLVLKDAAREVCRRLMDSVDPALVGTAETALRGVEGVLDTGQVRMRWIGHALRAEADIVVDPQLTVVQAHSLAVAAEHALIHAVPRLTAATVHIDHRPVEGDPHAALAHHGTAGAG